Proteins encoded by one window of Enterococcus faecalis:
- a CDS encoding DUF2200 domain-containing protein, whose translation MTKPKIYTMTFASVYPLYIQKAERKNRTQAEVDEIIYWLTGYDEKGLQQQLAQKVTMETFFEEAPNFNENAQLIKGVICGYRVEEIEDPLMQKIRYLDKLIDELAKGKAMEKILRT comes from the coding sequence ATGACAAAACCGAAAATCTATACAATGACCTTTGCCAGTGTTTACCCGCTATACATCCAAAAAGCAGAACGTAAAAATCGAACGCAAGCGGAGGTTGACGAAATTATTTACTGGTTAACTGGTTATGATGAAAAAGGGTTGCAACAACAATTGGCTCAAAAAGTAACGATGGAAACATTTTTTGAAGAAGCACCCAATTTTAATGAAAACGCCCAATTGATCAAAGGCGTAATTTGTGGCTATCGCGTGGAAGAAATTGAAGATCCTTTAATGCAAAAAATCCGTTACCTAGATAAATTAATCGACGAATTGGCCAAGGGAAAAGCGATGGAAAAAATTTTAAGAACATGA
- a CDS encoding SIS domain-containing protein translates to MKTMLDYINEEQAALTQILNQFQLTDTDVSKVTHCLILATGSSHNACQAAKVYLEEVAPIYVEIQEPFNFAHYGKVDDRFDLVVAVSQSGKSASTIDAIAKIKNQTSVKTVALTSDVTSPITEVVDEVLDLKMGLETVGFVTKGYTATLLNLFLFGLKLGYQKHQLTKVEVEEELAKLAKAIQEIDSVIYKTEQFWQKTKKELTEGTRFIAIGYGPNIGTAKEFDTKFTETVRLPSQGFEVEAYMHGPYLEADTTHLLFFIENQSPIQARSQALKNYLASYVGQCYTITTRSTRASNTLGLASDVEEKISPLLLVIPFQYLAYQVATSKGIDLSQRIFDDFDCVLKSKIAKKEGNQPC, encoded by the coding sequence ATGAAAACGATGCTGGATTATATAAATGAGGAGCAAGCAGCCCTAACTCAGATTCTTAACCAATTTCAATTAACTGATACAGACGTTTCAAAGGTCACGCACTGTCTAATTTTAGCAACTGGCTCGTCACATAATGCTTGTCAGGCGGCTAAAGTTTACCTTGAAGAAGTGGCGCCTATTTATGTGGAAATCCAAGAGCCGTTCAATTTTGCTCATTATGGCAAAGTGGATGATCGGTTTGATCTGGTCGTAGCGGTTTCGCAAAGTGGTAAAAGTGCTTCAACAATTGATGCCATTGCAAAAATTAAAAACCAAACGTCTGTAAAAACAGTGGCCTTGACAAGTGATGTCACCAGCCCGATTACGGAGGTTGTGGATGAAGTCCTGGATTTAAAAATGGGGCTTGAAACAGTTGGTTTTGTCACAAAAGGCTATACGGCAACACTTTTAAATTTATTTCTATTTGGTTTGAAACTGGGCTATCAAAAGCATCAATTAACAAAAGTAGAGGTTGAAGAAGAATTAGCAAAACTTGCCAAAGCAATTCAGGAAATCGATTCGGTGATTTATAAAACCGAACAATTTTGGCAAAAAACGAAAAAAGAATTAACAGAGGGGACACGATTTATCGCAATTGGTTATGGGCCCAATATTGGTACGGCGAAAGAGTTTGATACGAAGTTTACAGAAACAGTTCGCTTACCTTCCCAAGGATTTGAAGTCGAAGCCTATATGCATGGGCCTTATCTTGAAGCGGATACTACACATCTTTTGTTTTTTATTGAGAATCAAAGTCCTATTCAAGCACGTAGCCAAGCCTTGAAAAATTATCTAGCCAGTTATGTTGGCCAATGTTACACAATTACAACGCGTTCAACGCGAGCATCAAATACGTTAGGTTTAGCAAGTGATGTCGAAGAAAAAATTAGTCCTTTATTGTTAGTTATTCCATTTCAATATTTGGCGTATCAAGTAGCTACAAGTAAAGGAATTGATTTATCTCAACGGATTTTTGATGATTTTGATTGTGTCCTAAAAAGTAAAATAGCAAAGAAAGAGGGAAATCAGCCATGTTAA
- a CDS encoding PTS sugar transporter subunit IIA, whose product MERKIILATHGNFAAGIQTSLALICGETKNVECLCAYMEQPYDLAKTVKDILKNNQQNELIVITDLFGGSVNNEFFNYVGKQAMHLISGLNLATLIEIYTQINTVDSLVDLVKRAVENGQESLCYCNELSSKEILEEEF is encoded by the coding sequence ATGGAACGTAAAATTATTCTGGCAACACATGGTAATTTCGCTGCAGGGATTCAGACATCATTAGCTTTAATTTGTGGTGAAACAAAGAATGTGGAATGTCTTTGCGCTTATATGGAACAACCTTATGATTTAGCCAAGACGGTCAAAGACATTTTAAAGAACAATCAACAAAATGAATTAATTGTGATTACAGACCTATTTGGCGGAAGCGTGAATAACGAATTCTTTAATTATGTGGGGAAACAAGCAATGCATTTAATTTCAGGATTAAATTTAGCAACATTAATTGAAATATATACCCAAATAAATACTGTTGATTCATTAGTTGATTTAGTAAAACGTGCCGTTGAAAACGGACAAGAAAGTCTTTGTTATTGTAATGAGTTATCTAGTAAAGAAATTTTAGAAGAAGAATTTTAG
- a CDS encoding iron chaperone: MTIIANYIRQQSQHQTQLTEIYQAILAVVPQETTEKIAYGMPTFYLNGNLVHFAAAKQHLGFYPTPSAIQRFSKELRPFKTSKGAIQFPYTQELPLSLIQEIVKFRVQENMKSVGQKSL, encoded by the coding sequence ATGACCATCATTGCAAACTATATACGCCAGCAATCCCAACATCAAACACAGTTAACAGAAATCTACCAAGCAATTTTAGCGGTTGTTCCTCAGGAGACTACTGAAAAAATTGCTTATGGAATGCCGACCTTTTACTTAAATGGCAATTTAGTGCATTTTGCGGCGGCCAAGCAACATTTAGGTTTCTATCCTACGCCATCAGCCATCCAACGTTTCAGCAAAGAATTACGCCCTTTTAAAACCTCGAAAGGTGCCATTCAATTTCCCTACACGCAAGAGTTACCTCTTTCGTTAATACAGGAAATAGTTAAATTCCGTGTACAAGAAAACATGAAGAGCGTGGGACAAAAATCACTTTGA
- the yeiL gene encoding transcriptional regulator YeiL, which produces MLKTAYQQSPKQELAKNTPFFNETDLKHSFIIDFENQEFIHHQAEPLNYLFYLIKGKAKILKTERNGRQSIVQFLTTGDLIGDLTLVQAETIPKDVIALGETCCLAIPLAYAETVLKNKVLFMQQLSHYLGKKMLQRVDHFTTNQTYELSYRLAELLLVAANHEDVYKEKHTEIAEYLGVSYRHLIYTFKQFRERGFIQKQGTAYHINRLALHSFVQKMKS; this is translated from the coding sequence ATGCTTAAAACAGCCTACCAACAATCACCGAAACAAGAATTAGCTAAAAATACGCCTTTTTTTAATGAAACTGATTTAAAACACAGTTTTATTATCGATTTTGAAAATCAAGAATTCATTCATCACCAAGCAGAGCCATTAAATTATCTTTTTTATTTAATCAAAGGAAAAGCGAAAATTTTAAAAACAGAACGCAATGGCCGCCAATCCATTGTTCAGTTTTTAACGACAGGTGATTTAATTGGCGATTTAACATTAGTTCAAGCGGAAACGATACCCAAGGACGTTATCGCCTTAGGTGAAACCTGTTGTTTGGCTATTCCTTTAGCTTACGCAGAAACTGTTTTAAAAAACAAGGTGCTTTTTATGCAGCAACTCAGCCATTATCTAGGGAAAAAAATGCTCCAACGGGTGGACCACTTTACAACGAATCAGACCTATGAACTAAGTTATCGGCTAGCGGAATTGCTATTGGTTGCCGCTAATCACGAAGATGTTTATAAAGAAAAACATACTGAGATTGCCGAATACTTAGGGGTTAGTTATCGCCATCTTATTTATACCTTCAAACAATTTCGAGAGCGCGGCTTTATTCAAAAACAAGGAACTGCTTATCACATCAACCGCTTAGCGTTACATTCTTTTGTGCAAAAAATGAAGAGTTAA
- a CDS encoding SIS domain-containing protein, producing MLKFNEEQQIKDIRGALALRSDVEKVVDQVWTKGFDAVYYLGIGGTYASAMQAVTYANGKSNLPIYVQHAAEYYTTGNKRLTEKSFVILSSVTGTTQEVVQAVQEIKKVGATLFGFIDAKDSLLADLCDYVVTYPAPGTEQIKFFMVADRLMQKNNEFTDYENYYQELEEYLPTGLAEAEKSADAFGLAFAEKHRHDSIHYFIGAGNQWGAVYSYAMCYWEEQSWLRSKSIHAAEFLHGTLEIVDETTPVTLFIGEDEQRPLAERVAKLLPKICANYTIIDSKAYELPGISEKYRGRVVSFLLMHAVTQRIDAHVEKLNCHPLEIRRYYRQFDY from the coding sequence ATGTTAAAATTTAATGAAGAACAACAAATCAAAGACATACGAGGTGCCTTAGCCTTGCGTTCAGATGTTGAAAAAGTTGTTGATCAAGTTTGGACGAAAGGATTTGATGCGGTCTATTATTTAGGAATCGGCGGTACTTATGCTTCAGCCATGCAAGCAGTTACTTATGCGAATGGAAAAAGTAATTTACCAATCTATGTTCAACATGCTGCTGAGTATTACACAACAGGCAATAAACGTTTAACAGAAAAATCATTCGTCATCTTGTCTTCCGTTACTGGGACAACACAAGAAGTGGTGCAAGCCGTTCAAGAAATCAAAAAGGTCGGCGCAACGTTATTTGGTTTTATCGATGCAAAAGACAGTCTTTTAGCAGATTTATGTGATTATGTGGTGACTTATCCAGCTCCAGGAACTGAGCAAATCAAGTTCTTTATGGTAGCTGATCGTTTAATGCAAAAAAACAACGAATTTACAGATTACGAAAATTATTACCAAGAATTGGAAGAATATTTGCCTACAGGTTTAGCTGAAGCCGAAAAAAGTGCCGATGCGTTTGGCTTAGCTTTTGCGGAAAAACATCGTCATGATAGCATTCACTATTTTATTGGCGCAGGAAACCAATGGGGAGCGGTCTATTCTTATGCAATGTGCTATTGGGAAGAGCAAAGTTGGCTTCGTTCAAAATCAATTCATGCAGCAGAGTTCTTACATGGAACGCTAGAAATTGTAGATGAAACTACGCCAGTAACGTTGTTTATTGGAGAAGACGAGCAGCGACCGTTGGCAGAACGAGTAGCAAAATTATTGCCGAAAATCTGTGCCAATTATACAATTATTGATTCGAAAGCGTATGAACTTCCAGGAATTAGTGAAAAATATCGTGGCCGAGTTGTTTCATTTCTCCTAATGCATGCGGTAACGCAACGCATTGATGCGCATGTAGAAAAATTAAATTGTCACCCATTAGAGATTCGTCGTTATTATCGTCAATTTGATTACTAA
- a CDS encoding multidrug effflux MFS transporter — protein MKNTRNTVPSLLIIILLVGFPQISESIFTPILPALSSAFNIHDSVAQLTMSIYFVAFAVGVLFWGILSDTIGRRPAMLLGILCYLIGNIGLFLSPTFPWLLFFRLIQAFGASVGSVITQSMMRESFNDLQRGKIFAQTSAALSLSPAIGPLVGGLVQTYFGYQHVFSTLIVMAVLLLFYSFYRLPETFHLGNTLTKAPFWSVAKRLSFDSKVWCYGLLIGGINGLLFSYYAEAPFIFINHFGFSSVQYGFLGLILAASSILAAVLINWLLGYWSAEKIAFAGLLLSIFAACCLLIMTQFETIIGLILFIFLFFLGINITLPNALSMALKGYESVIGTASGIFSFVYYLFVSFFTYLISYFHNGTIWVLPLYFLSFACLLAFSYYVIVYRKTLK, from the coding sequence ATGAAAAACACCCGAAACACCGTCCCATCATTACTAATTATTATTTTGCTTGTGGGATTTCCACAAATCAGCGAGTCGATTTTCACACCCATTTTGCCAGCGCTTAGTTCTGCTTTTAACATTCACGATAGCGTAGCACAATTAACCATGAGTATTTATTTTGTTGCCTTTGCCGTTGGCGTTTTATTCTGGGGAATTTTATCCGATACGATTGGACGTCGCCCAGCTATGTTATTAGGAATTTTATGCTATTTAATTGGAAATATTGGCCTTTTTTTGAGTCCGACATTTCCTTGGCTGTTATTCTTCCGTTTAATTCAAGCATTTGGTGCAAGCGTTGGTTCTGTCATTACCCAATCAATGATGCGGGAAAGCTTTAACGATCTTCAAAGAGGGAAAATTTTTGCTCAAACAAGCGCTGCCCTATCGCTATCTCCTGCCATCGGACCCTTAGTCGGCGGACTTGTTCAAACCTATTTTGGCTATCAGCATGTCTTTAGCACCTTAATTGTCATGGCTGTTCTATTACTTTTCTATAGTTTTTATCGTTTACCAGAAACCTTTCACTTAGGAAATACCTTAACGAAAGCGCCTTTTTGGTCCGTGGCGAAACGCCTTTCCTTCGACTCGAAAGTTTGGTGCTACGGCTTATTGATTGGGGGCATTAATGGTTTATTGTTTAGCTACTATGCAGAAGCTCCGTTTATTTTCATCAATCACTTTGGCTTTAGCAGTGTCCAATATGGCTTTCTTGGTTTAATTTTAGCTGCGTCTAGTATTCTTGCTGCGGTTCTTATCAATTGGTTGCTAGGATATTGGTCAGCGGAAAAAATTGCATTTGCTGGTTTGCTGCTAAGTATCTTTGCGGCTTGCTGTTTATTAATAATGACACAATTTGAAACAATCATTGGTCTTATTTTGTTTATTTTTCTCTTTTTCTTAGGGATTAATATTACTTTGCCCAATGCCTTAAGTATGGCCTTAAAAGGCTATGAATCTGTAATTGGTACTGCCAGTGGAATTTTTAGTTTTGTCTATTACTTGTTTGTTAGTTTCTTTACCTATTTGATTAGTTACTTTCACAATGGTACCATTTGGGTCTTACCGCTTTACTTTTTAAGTTTTGCTTGTCTGTTAGCTTTCAGCTATTATGTCATTGTTTATCGTAAAACTTTAAAATAA
- a CDS encoding PTS system mannose/fructose/sorbose family transporter subunit IID, with protein MMTKTSKTKTENLITKKELNQVFWRSFQMEFSWNYERQMNMAYVYAMIPILKKLYPQKEEMAAALKRHLAFFNTTPHIVTFILGINAAMEEENVLDENFEVGTIDSIKTSLMGPLAGLGDSFFWGTLRLIATGVGTSLALQGNVLGPILFLLIFNVPHVIVRYLLNRWGYKLGTGFLKKIQANGMMESLTLGASIIGLMVVGAMTASMIDLTIPITISGSGKNAVTVQSIFDDIMPKLLPLASFGFVFYLLKKEVKPLAILGGMAIVGILGSLIGLF; from the coding sequence ATGATGACGAAGACTTCTAAAACTAAGACAGAAAACTTAATTACAAAAAAAGAACTTAATCAAGTCTTTTGGCGTTCATTCCAAATGGAATTTTCATGGAATTATGAACGTCAGATGAATATGGCTTATGTCTATGCCATGATCCCTATTTTAAAGAAATTATATCCTCAAAAAGAAGAGATGGCGGCAGCTTTAAAACGGCATCTTGCTTTCTTTAATACCACGCCGCATATCGTGACGTTTATTTTAGGAATTAATGCTGCAATGGAAGAAGAAAATGTTCTGGACGAAAATTTTGAAGTTGGAACAATCGATAGTATTAAAACCTCGTTAATGGGACCTTTAGCTGGTTTAGGTGATTCCTTTTTCTGGGGAACCTTACGCTTGATTGCAACAGGTGTTGGAACTTCGTTAGCTTTACAAGGGAATGTGTTAGGGCCAATTCTATTTTTACTCATTTTTAACGTCCCCCATGTGATTGTTCGTTATTTACTGAATCGTTGGGGCTATAAATTAGGAACTGGTTTTCTCAAAAAAATTCAAGCAAATGGCATGATGGAAAGTCTCACATTAGGCGCTTCAATAATTGGCTTGATGGTGGTAGGTGCTATGACCGCCTCCATGATTGATTTAACTATCCCGATTACAATCAGCGGAAGTGGCAAAAATGCAGTCACGGTTCAAAGTATCTTTGACGATATCATGCCTAAATTATTACCGCTTGCATCCTTTGGTTTTGTTTTTTATTTATTGAAAAAAGAAGTAAAACCTTTAGCGATTTTAGGTGGCATGGCAATTGTCGGAATTCTTGGCTCATTAATTGGTCTATTTTAG
- a CDS encoding DUF3224 domain-containing protein: MEQASFTVSSWQEQPIDNLNENFPVNQASATYQLSGALSGTASVEYLMTYQGSSMADGLEAVAQVVGFLHFEGTYLGKKGTFTACEKGTFTQGLLDCPGELFQASGELAGLSGRYTYEFSQEEALLHLDFV; this comes from the coding sequence ATGGAGCAAGCATCATTTACTGTATCTAGTTGGCAAGAACAACCGATTGACAATCTTAATGAAAATTTCCCAGTGAATCAAGCGAGCGCTACTTATCAATTGTCAGGCGCCTTATCTGGGACAGCTTCTGTGGAATACTTAATGACTTATCAAGGCTCTTCAATGGCTGATGGGCTTGAAGCTGTGGCTCAAGTGGTCGGTTTCCTACATTTCGAAGGAACTTATTTAGGAAAAAAAGGCACCTTTACGGCTTGCGAAAAAGGGACGTTTACACAGGGTCTTTTAGACTGCCCAGGTGAACTATTTCAAGCATCAGGTGAGCTTGCCGGTTTATCCGGTCGCTACACTTATGAATTTAGTCAAGAAGAAGCGCTTCTTCATTTAGACTTTGTATAA
- a CDS encoding LTA synthase family protein: MKKRVEKFRRWPYRYLLYGIGFILLIIFSNLYLQWCQNNLSVDLAFKFAFSWHTEKFFLGCFVLSVFLLFLCSLAGSLGVGALLYSVIIGVLGFADYQKMFYRVEPIYPDDLKMITEVSLLKEMVGLWPFVFVVALGCVALFFLGKAFYKSFFLSKKKQTIRVLSLVLSIGLFSYIGDFNNPQNLLRKAYNKTALWIPYSQKMNYYNTGFIGGFLYNLKVEAMDQPKGYSKEAISEITQKYQKLAEAKTVPSNEQPNIVFVMSESFSNPDHLKGLSIIGNPLADYQQIADKTYSGQMLSQNYGGGTANIEFEALTSFSMELMNAQMTTPYTMMIPKMTELPSIVSLLKEQKYQTTAIHPYNTSMYKRKDVYKILGFDQFINEKTMNYTDKLENNPYISDQAAYQEVTTLLKEKEQPQFIHLVTMQTHMPYENKYTTSNYFSQGNGNQVALNNYLQDIAYSSEALKNFLQEIEKMPKRTLVVFWGDHLPSIYDENIQALNEGAALHQTEFLMYDTANQLTEKNQHQATISPFYFAPSLFQQSGLPQSGFYAMLNEVQEQLPAFEKGNYYLGGEWKKTVEMNKKQEQLYEEYRLIQYDIVSGKQYSLENQFFS, from the coding sequence GTGAAAAAGAGAGTTGAGAAATTTAGACGATGGCCTTACCGCTACCTTTTGTATGGAATCGGGTTCATCTTATTAATTATTTTTAGTAATTTATATTTGCAATGGTGTCAGAATAACTTGTCTGTTGATTTAGCCTTCAAGTTTGCTTTTTCGTGGCATACGGAAAAGTTTTTCTTAGGTTGTTTTGTGCTAAGCGTTTTTTTACTTTTTTTATGTAGTTTGGCAGGCTCATTAGGAGTTGGCGCTCTTTTATATAGTGTCATAATAGGTGTTTTAGGATTTGCGGACTATCAAAAGATGTTTTATCGTGTCGAACCTATTTACCCAGACGACTTAAAAATGATCACAGAAGTTAGTTTATTAAAAGAAATGGTTGGTTTATGGCCGTTTGTTTTTGTGGTAGCGTTAGGTTGTGTAGCACTTTTTTTCTTAGGAAAAGCTTTTTATAAAAGTTTCTTTTTATCGAAGAAAAAACAAACGATTCGTGTGTTAAGTCTTGTTCTTTCGATTGGTCTATTTTCATATATTGGTGATTTTAACAATCCGCAAAATTTGTTACGTAAAGCCTATAATAAAACCGCGTTATGGATTCCTTACAGCCAAAAAATGAATTACTACAATACAGGATTTATTGGTGGTTTTCTATATAATTTAAAAGTAGAGGCTATGGACCAACCAAAGGGTTATTCAAAAGAAGCTATTTCAGAAATTACTCAGAAATATCAAAAGTTGGCCGAGGCGAAAACAGTGCCGAGCAATGAGCAACCAAATATTGTGTTTGTCATGAGTGAAAGTTTTTCAAATCCAGATCATCTGAAAGGTTTGTCCATTATTGGTAACCCTTTAGCTGATTATCAGCAAATCGCTGATAAAACTTACAGTGGCCAGATGCTTTCACAAAACTACGGGGGCGGAACTGCGAATATTGAATTTGAAGCCCTAACAAGTTTTTCGATGGAATTAATGAATGCCCAAATGACTACACCTTATACAATGATGATTCCTAAGATGACGGAATTGCCTTCCATTGTTTCATTACTTAAGGAACAAAAGTACCAAACAACGGCTATTCATCCGTACAATACATCTATGTATAAACGAAAAGATGTGTATAAAATTTTAGGTTTTGATCAATTTATCAATGAAAAAACAATGAACTATACGGATAAACTAGAAAATAATCCTTACATTTCAGATCAAGCAGCGTATCAGGAAGTGACGACACTGCTTAAAGAAAAAGAGCAACCGCAATTCATTCATTTAGTTACTATGCAAACACATATGCCCTATGAAAATAAATACACAACGTCCAATTATTTTTCTCAAGGAAACGGCAATCAAGTCGCGCTCAATAATTACTTGCAAGATATTGCCTACAGTAGCGAAGCTTTGAAAAATTTCCTACAAGAAATCGAAAAAATGCCCAAACGCACATTAGTCGTTTTTTGGGGAGATCACTTACCAAGTATTTATGATGAAAACATTCAAGCGTTGAATGAAGGGGCAGCCCTTCACCAGACAGAATTTCTAATGTATGATACGGCGAACCAGTTAACAGAAAAAAATCAGCATCAAGCAACTATTAGTCCATTTTATTTTGCTCCCTCACTTTTCCAACAAAGCGGCTTACCGCAATCGGGATTTTACGCTATGCTAAATGAGGTACAAGAACAATTGCCTGCTTTTGAAAAGGGGAATTACTATCTCGGTGGGGAATGGAAAAAAACAGTAGAAATGAATAAAAAGCAAGAACAACTATATGAGGAATACCGACTGATTCAATATGACATTGTTTCAGGGAAGCAATATAGTTTAGAAAATCAATTTTTTAGCTAA
- a CDS encoding YczE/YyaS/YitT family protein, translating into MWKKKIVLSFLFYLISALGISLTIQAGIGVSSFNAFNVTFATLTHLKVGTVTTAINLAFLGTCWLLDQQRKIQDYLIILVALIGFGFVINFFLYQLFGSLVFQNYLVKIVLFILGTIIAGIGTGQVVALGVLQFPIEKFCTLISERTRYSFQFYRYLVDIFCVSLALGLSISYHLPIFVREGTVISLFLLSWVISWSRKRGQQRILRIQIKKLESE; encoded by the coding sequence ATGTGGAAGAAAAAAATTGTACTATCGTTTCTTTTTTATTTAATTAGTGCATTGGGCATCAGTTTGACAATTCAAGCAGGCATCGGGGTTAGCAGTTTTAATGCGTTTAATGTGACCTTTGCAACACTTACTCATTTAAAAGTCGGAACTGTTACCACAGCTATCAATTTAGCTTTTTTAGGCACGTGTTGGTTGTTAGATCAGCAGCGTAAAATTCAGGACTATTTGATTATTTTGGTGGCGTTAATTGGCTTTGGTTTTGTCATTAATTTTTTCTTATATCAATTATTTGGTTCGCTTGTTTTTCAAAATTATTTGGTTAAAATTGTTCTATTTATTTTAGGGACAATCATAGCAGGAATCGGGACAGGACAGGTAGTTGCGCTAGGTGTTTTGCAATTTCCCATTGAAAAATTTTGTACACTTATTTCTGAAAGAACGCGCTATAGTTTTCAGTTTTATCGTTATTTAGTTGATATTTTTTGTGTCAGTTTAGCACTAGGATTGTCCATTAGTTATCATTTGCCGATTTTTGTTCGTGAAGGAACCGTGATTAGTCTTTTCTTACTTTCTTGGGTTATTAGTTGGTCGAGAAAGCGGGGACAACAGCGTATTTTACGAATACAAATCAAGAAACTGGAATCCGAATGA
- a CDS encoding PTS mannose/fructose/sorbose/N-acetylgalactosamine transporter subunit IIC yields MIGQAILLGCIAFIAQSEYALGTSLLSRPIVTGLFVGIVLGDVKTGVIMGATLELAFIGSFSVGASIPPDVVTGGILGTAFAITAGAGTETALVLGLPIATLTLILKNIYLGLLIPIMSQKADQYAEEGAYKGVERMHLLAGFGLSFMLALIVTISFTVGSNTIKGLLDLIPEFIQHGLSVATGIIPALGFAMLARLLINKQVAPYFFLGFVLMAYFKLPVTGVAILGAITAVIVVNIMNYAKGKNETIQTTSGEVIDDDEDF; encoded by the coding sequence ATGATAGGACAAGCGATTCTTTTAGGTTGCATCGCTTTTATTGCGCAGTCGGAATATGCTTTAGGAACCTCGTTGCTTTCAAGACCAATTGTAACCGGTTTATTTGTCGGAATTGTATTAGGTGATGTCAAAACGGGCGTAATCATGGGCGCGACCTTAGAGTTAGCTTTCATCGGTTCTTTTTCAGTGGGCGCATCAATCCCACCTGATGTAGTGACTGGTGGGATTCTTGGTACAGCGTTTGCTATTACTGCTGGCGCAGGAACAGAAACAGCCTTAGTCTTAGGCTTGCCAATCGCAACGTTAACGTTGATTCTTAAAAATATTTATTTGGGTTTGCTCATCCCAATCATGAGTCAAAAAGCTGATCAGTATGCTGAAGAAGGAGCATATAAAGGGGTGGAGCGCATGCATTTACTTGCAGGCTTTGGCTTATCGTTCATGCTAGCGCTCATTGTAACTATTTCATTTACCGTGGGCAGCAACACCATTAAAGGCTTACTTGATCTGATCCCTGAATTTATTCAACATGGGTTGTCTGTTGCAACTGGGATTATTCCAGCGCTAGGATTTGCGATGCTTGCACGCTTACTGATTAACAAACAAGTGGCGCCATATTTCTTTTTAGGCTTTGTCTTAATGGCTTACTTTAAGTTACCTGTAACAGGAGTAGCAATTTTGGGTGCCATTACAGCAGTAATTGTTGTGAATATCATGAATTATGCCAAAGGAAAGAATGAAACAATACAAACAACAAGTGGGGAGGTAATTGATGATGACGAAGACTTCTAA